The DNA segment ATAAGCGCCCGGGGCGGAACCACACCGCGCGCCCGAGACTTTTCCTGACGCGGACCATTCCGTCCTCAATCGGGAAAGCTACAACATGGCCCAAGTCGATGAACTCGAGTGCGACGTGGCCGTGATCGGCGCAGGCACAGCGGGACTGGCGGCGATGCGCCGAGCGCTGCGCGAAGGCGCGAAGGTGCTGCTCGTCGACGACGCGTTTTCAGGCACGATGTGCGCCAATGTGGGCTGCATGCCCTCCAAGCTGCTGATCGCCGCAGGCAATGCCGCACACGACGCCCGTCATGCCGATGTCTTCGGGATCGGCGTCGACGGCATTCGCGTCGATGGCAGGCGCGTCATGGGGCGGCTGCGCGCCGAGCGCGACCGGTTCGCCGCCGCGACACGCAAGGGCTTCGAAGACTTTCCGGCCGGCACGATGATCACCGGGCGGGCGCGCTTTCTATCCGCGACAAGGCTTGGCCTCGAGGATGGGCGCATCATCACGGCAAGGGCCGTGGTGATTGCGACCGGCGGCAACCCCGTCATCCCCAAGGGGTTCAAGGAGATCGCCGATCTTTGCCTTACCCATGAGACGGTGTTCGACCTCGTGGACCTGCCCAAATCGATCGCGGTGATCGGGGGCGGCCCCATCGGGCTCGAACTGTCACAGGCGTTCGCCCGCCTGGGCGTCCGCACCTGCCTTTTCGACGAGTCCGAAACCATCGGTGGGGTGCAGGACGAAGCGATGCAGGACCTCATCCAAAAGGCAATCGGGGCCGAGCTGACGCTTCACCTCGGCGTCAAGACCAGAGGCAGTCGGGCCAATACGGGCGCTAGAGTGCACTGGTCCGGCGCGGCCGAGGGCGCAGAGATATTCGATCATGTCCTGATTGCCACCGGCCGCCCACCGCAGTTGCGCGACCTCGGGCTCGAGACAACAGGCATCCGTCTCGACGAGAATGGCACCCCGGAATACGACCGGGAAAGCATGCAATGCGGTACTGCCCCGATTTTCATTGCCGGCGACGCGAATGCGGATGTTCCCGTGCTGCACGAAGCCTCGTCGGAAGGACGCATGGCCGGCCGCAATGCGGCGACCTATCCCACAGTCGTGCGCACGCCGCGGATGACACCATTCTCGATGATCTTTTCCCAACCCGTCATCGCCAGGGTCGGGGCCGAACCCACCGGCGCCAGTGTCTTCGGCACCTCCGACTACGATGACCAGGGGCGCGCCAAGGTGGAAGACGAGGCGCTTGGACGCGTGGTCATCCATGCAGAGCCGACCCGTGGAAGGCTGACCGGAGCGCTGCTGTTCTGCCCTGGCGCCGAACACATGGCGCATCTTCTGGTGCAGGCGGTGGCACACGGCAT comes from the Devosia lucknowensis genome and includes:
- a CDS encoding dihydrolipoyl dehydrogenase; this translates as MAQVDELECDVAVIGAGTAGLAAMRRALREGAKVLLVDDAFSGTMCANVGCMPSKLLIAAGNAAHDARHADVFGIGVDGIRVDGRRVMGRLRAERDRFAAATRKGFEDFPAGTMITGRARFLSATRLGLEDGRIITARAVVIATGGNPVIPKGFKEIADLCLTHETVFDLVDLPKSIAVIGGGPIGLELSQAFARLGVRTCLFDESETIGGVQDEAMQDLIQKAIGAELTLHLGVKTRGSRANTGARVHWSGAAEGAEIFDHVLIATGRPPQLRDLGLETTGIRLDENGTPEYDRESMQCGTAPIFIAGDANADVPVLHEASSEGRMAGRNAATYPTVVRTPRMTPFSMIFSQPVIARVGAEPTGASVFGTSDYDDQGRAKVEDEALGRVVIHAEPTRGRLTGALLFCPGAEHMAHLLVQAVAHGITASEMLSQPFYHPTLEEGLKPALREICSKIPASGDYDRSISPGS